A window of the Ipomoea triloba cultivar NCNSP0323 chromosome 14, ASM357664v1 genome harbors these coding sequences:
- the LOC116004493 gene encoding uncharacterized protein LOC116004493 isoform X1, which translates to MNSGSSSNGEGTSNPRKRPIAEANRTPTTTNCTIVAVDHANIYYRVCAGCERPLPDPNPNTPSPLCTFCYSSNALNPPSSASKLLFRVLVSIATDTEVFVVILFDRAARVLFGCSADEFFEFAKTRPFAAECAGKALEGEMLRVTLSQPKNGNARDLRVVLVVPLRSGFQPIIKTLRELYQIRGGL; encoded by the exons ATGAATAGCGGAAGCTCCAGCAATGGCGAGGGAACTTCGAACCCGAGAAAAAGGCCCATTGCTGAAGCCAACCGGACGCCGACCACTACAAATTGCACGATCGTCGCCGTTGATCATGCTAATATCTACTATAGAGTCTGCGCGGGATGTGAAAGGCCCCTCCCTGACCCCAACCCCAACACTCCCTCACCCCTTTGTACATTCTGCTATTCTTCCAATGCCCTCAACCCACCATCCTCTGCTTCCAAGCTCCTCTTCCGCGTCCTT GTGTCTATAGCTACGGATACAGAGGTATTTGTGGTGATATTGTTTGACAGAGCGGCTAGGGTTTTGTTTGGCTGCTCTGCTGATGAGTTCTTTGAATTCGCCAAGACTCGTCCTTTTGCCG CCGAATGTGCAGGTAAAGCTCTGGAGGGAGAGATGCTGAGGGTGACTTTATCACAGCCCAAAAATGGGAATGCACGTGATCTTAGAGTGGTTTTAGTAGTTCCCTTGAGGTCTGGTTTTCAGCCGATAATTAAAACACTGAGGGAGCTGTATCAGATAAGAGGTGGCTTATAA
- the LOC116004493 gene encoding uncharacterized protein LOC116004493 isoform X2, whose product MNSGSSSNGEGTSNPRKRPIAEANRTPTTTNCTIVAVDHANIYYRVCAGCERPLPDPNPNTPSPLCTFCYSSNALNPPSSASKLLFRVLVSIATDTEVFVVILFDRAARVLFGCSADEFFEFAKTRPFAGKALEGEMLRVTLSQPKNGNARDLRVVLVVPLRSGFQPIIKTLRELYQIRGGL is encoded by the exons ATGAATAGCGGAAGCTCCAGCAATGGCGAGGGAACTTCGAACCCGAGAAAAAGGCCCATTGCTGAAGCCAACCGGACGCCGACCACTACAAATTGCACGATCGTCGCCGTTGATCATGCTAATATCTACTATAGAGTCTGCGCGGGATGTGAAAGGCCCCTCCCTGACCCCAACCCCAACACTCCCTCACCCCTTTGTACATTCTGCTATTCTTCCAATGCCCTCAACCCACCATCCTCTGCTTCCAAGCTCCTCTTCCGCGTCCTT GTGTCTATAGCTACGGATACAGAGGTATTTGTGGTGATATTGTTTGACAGAGCGGCTAGGGTTTTGTTTGGCTGCTCTGCTGATGAGTTCTTTGAATTCGCCAAGACTCGTCCTTTTGCCG GTAAAGCTCTGGAGGGAGAGATGCTGAGGGTGACTTTATCACAGCCCAAAAATGGGAATGCACGTGATCTTAGAGTGGTTTTAGTAGTTCCCTTGAGGTCTGGTTTTCAGCCGATAATTAAAACACTGAGGGAGCTGTATCAGATAAGAGGTGGCTTATAA
- the LOC116004492 gene encoding serine carboxypeptidase-like: protein MAPNLSLIPSSSSSSSFLPLLLLFCLAIFSSAEKDGFFASSNPQFPIGQAEKLIRQLNLIPGHHHLAAKHPPVAADEPRLAERRFKFDYLGNPGASVEDLGHHAGYYRLPHTKDARMFYFFFESRTNKKDPVVIWLTGGPGCSSELALFYENGPFHIANNMSLIWNDYGWDRISNLIYVDQPTGTGFSYSSDEDDLRHDENGVSNDLYDFLQAFFKEHPEYVQNDFFITGESYAGHYIPAFASRVNQGNKNKEGIHINLKGFAIGNGLTNPEIQYEAYTDYALDNNLISKSDHSTINKSVPKCKQAIKLCGTEGGNTCLAAYYTCTNIFNKILEIAGNINYYDIRKSCEGDLCYDFSNMETLLNKDTVRSALGVGDIDFVSCSSAVYQAMILDWMRNLEVGIPPLLEDGINLLIYAGEYDLICNWLGNSKWVHAMEWSGQKDFLAAPNVPFTVDGEEKGIQKNHGPLTFLKVHDAGHMVPMDQPKASLEMLQRWMQGKLASAVKGHLAPM, encoded by the exons ATGGCACCAAATCTCTCTCTaatcccttcttcttcttcttcttcttcttttcttcctcTGCTACTTCTCTTTTGTCTGGCGATCTTTTCGTCTGCAGAAAAAGATGGTTTCTTTGCGTCCTCCAATCCGCAGTTCCCCATTGGCCAAGCCGAGAAGTTGATCAGGCAACTCAACCTCATCCCCGGCCACCACCATCTCGCCGCCAAGCATCCTCCGGTGGCCGCCGACGAGCCCAGGCTCGCCGAGAGGCGCTTCAAGTTCGACTACCTGGGAAACCCTGGGGCTTCCGTGGAAGACCTGGGACATCATGCCGGTTACTATAGGCTCCCACATACTAAAGATGCAAG GATGTTCTACTTCTTCTTTGAATCAAGAACCAACAAGAAAGACCCGGTGGTTATATGGCTAACCGGAGGACCAGGATGCAGTAGTGAATTGGCTTTGTTCTATGAGAATGGACCTTTTCACATTGCAAACAACATGTCTCTCATATGGAATGATTATGGTTGGGACAGG ATTTCTAACCTTATATATGTGGATCAACCAACCGGGACTGGTTTCAGCTATAGTTCAGATGAAGATGACCTTCGTCACGACGAAAATGGTGTCAGCAATGATCTCTACGATTTCTTGCAG GCTTTCTTCAAGGAGCACCCTGAATATGTCCAGAATGATTTCTTCATAACAGGAGAATCATATGCTGGGCATTACATTCCTGCATTTGCTTCTAGGGTTAACCAAGGAAACAAGAACAAGGAAGGAATTCATATAAACCTCAAG GGATTTGCCATTGGCAATGGACTTACAAATCCAGAAATCCAGTATGAAGCTTACACTGACTATGCTTTGGACAATAATTTGATCAGTAAATCTGATCATAGCACCATAAACAAGTCTGTTCCTAAATGTAAACAAGCAATCAAGCTTTGTG GAACCGAGGGTGGAAATACTTGCTTGGCGGCTTACTACACTTGCACAAACATCTTCAACAAGATACTGGAGATTGCGGGCAATATAAAT TACTATGATATCCGTAAGAGCTGTGAAGGGGACCTCTGCTACGACTTCTCGAACATGGAAACTTTACTCAACAAGGACACAGTTAGAAGTGCCCTCGGTGTTGGGGACATCGATTTTGTTTCATGCAGTTCTGCTGTCTACCAGGCAATGATCTTGGACTGGATGAGGAATCTTGAAGTCGGTATTCCTCCACTGCTTGAGGATGGAATCAATCTGCTTATATACGCTGGGGAATATGATCTTATCTGCAACTGGCTCG GTAACTCAAAATGGGTTCATGCCATGGAATGGTCCGGTCAGAAAGACTTTCTTGCAGCACCAAATGTTCCGTTTACAGTAGATGGAGAGGAGAAAGGGATACAAAAGAACCATGGACCACTCACTTTTCTTAAGGTCCATGATGCCGGCCACATGGTTCCAATGGATCAACCCAAGGCATCACTGGAAATGCTTCAGAGGTGGATGCAAGGCAAACTTGCATCAGCAGTGAAAGGGCATCTTGCTCCCATGTGA